A segment of the Candidatus Methylomirabilota bacterium genome:
GGGTATGACCCACGGAGCTGGCGGCCACCCAGCCCGCGCGTCGAGGCTGCCGCGCCCTTCGACGGATCACACTCGACTCGCGATCACCTCACCGCGGTGGTGATCGGCTATATCGCCTCGGTGCTGACCTCGATCGTGATCATGCTGACGTTTCTTCGGAACGGCTGGTAGTTCGCCCGTCCAGGCACCGGGCCGGTGGCGATCTCCGTCGCCGGCCCGATACGTGCCTTCTCCCGCGCCGTCGGTCTGACCCTCGCCTTGACCCCTCTCCGGCCCCGCCGGTAGAATTCGTTCGGAGAGGGTTGTGCCGATCTACGAATACCGTTGCGCCGATTGCCGGCGGCAGGTGAGCCTCCTCGTCATGCGGATCTCGGATCCGGAGCCGCCGCGCTGTCCCCGGTGCGGGGGCGAGCACCTCACCCGCCTGCTCTCACGCTTCGCCACGATCCGCTCCGAGGACGACCGCCTGGAGTCACTCGCCGACCCCGGCGCGCTCGGCGACATCGACGAGAACGACCCGAAGAGCGTGGCGCGCTGGATGAAGAAGATGGGGAGCGAGCTCGGCGACGACGCTGGAGAAGATTGGGGC
Coding sequences within it:
- a CDS encoding zinc ribbon domain-containing protein, yielding MPIYEYRCADCRRQVSLLVMRISDPEPPRCPRCGGEHLTRLLSRFATIRSEDDRLESLADPGALGDIDENDPKSVARWMKKMGSELGDDAGEDWGEMVDEAMDEEAEGGGPGDRAGAPDSAEEL